One part of the bacterium genome encodes these proteins:
- the katG gene encoding catalase/peroxidase HPI encodes MIDDSKQNGGKCPFAHGGNTTVASRDTEFWPNTLNLDILHQHDTKPNPMGADFDYREEVKKLDFDALKKDMHDLMTNSQDWWPADWGHYGGLMIRMAWHAAGSYRIADGRGGGGTGNQRFAPLNSWPDNVNLDKARRLLWPVKKKYGNKISWADLIILAGTIAYESMGLKTFGFAYGREDIWHPEKDTYWGSEKEWLAPSDERYANVEDPKTMENPLAAVQMGLIYVNPEGVNGNPDPLKTAQQVRETFARMAMNDEETVALTAGGHTVGKCHGNGDAAKLGPEPEAAPIEEQGLGWMNKTSRGIGRNTVSSGIEGAWTTYPTKWDNGYFYLLLNYEWELKKSPAGAHQWEPINIKEEDKPVDVEDPSIRYNPIMTDADMGLKMDPEYRKISEKFYKDPEYFSEVFARAWFKLTHRDMGPKCRYLGPDAPQEDLIWQDPIPAGSTKYDVEAVKARIDASGLSVGEAVATAWDSARTFRGSDMRGGANGARIRLAPQKDWEGNEPKRLAKVLGILEPIAAETGASVADVIVLAGNWGVEQAAKAAGFRVNVPFSSGRGDATDEMTDGDSFEPLEPIHDGFRNWLKKDYVVQPEELLLDRAQLMGLTAPEMTALMGGMRALDVNYGGSKHGVFTDKPGALTNDFFVNLTDMSYAWEPTGSNSYNIRHRKTGEVKWTATRVDLVFGSNSILRAYAEVYAQDDNKEKFVNDFVAAWAKVMNADRFDLE; translated from the coding sequence ATGATTGATGATTCGAAACAGAACGGTGGAAAGTGCCCCTTCGCGCATGGCGGAAACACGACGGTGGCCTCACGCGATACGGAGTTCTGGCCCAACACGCTGAACCTCGACATCCTGCACCAGCACGATACGAAGCCAAACCCGATGGGCGCGGACTTCGACTATCGTGAGGAAGTCAAGAAACTGGACTTCGATGCCCTCAAGAAGGACATGCACGATCTGATGACGAACAGCCAGGACTGGTGGCCGGCTGACTGGGGGCACTATGGCGGCCTGATGATCCGCATGGCCTGGCACGCCGCCGGCAGCTATCGAATCGCGGATGGTCGCGGCGGTGGCGGAACCGGAAACCAGCGCTTCGCGCCGCTGAACTCCTGGCCCGACAACGTCAATCTGGACAAGGCGCGCCGTCTGCTGTGGCCGGTGAAGAAGAAGTACGGCAACAAGATCAGTTGGGCGGACCTGATTATCCTGGCGGGCACAATCGCTTACGAATCCATGGGCCTGAAGACCTTCGGTTTCGCCTACGGCCGCGAGGATATCTGGCACCCGGAGAAGGACACGTACTGGGGCTCCGAGAAGGAATGGCTGGCGCCGAGCGACGAACGCTACGCGAACGTCGAAGACCCAAAGACGATGGAGAACCCGCTGGCAGCAGTCCAGATGGGTCTCATCTATGTGAATCCGGAAGGCGTGAACGGAAATCCCGATCCGCTGAAGACCGCCCAGCAGGTGCGCGAGACGTTTGCGCGCATGGCGATGAACGACGAAGAGACTGTTGCCCTGACGGCCGGCGGACACACTGTTGGCAAGTGTCACGGCAACGGCGACGCTGCCAAGCTGGGTCCGGAGCCGGAAGCGGCTCCCATCGAAGAACAGGGCTTGGGCTGGATGAACAAGACCAGCCGCGGCATTGGCCGAAACACGGTCTCGAGCGGCATCGAAGGCGCCTGGACGACCTATCCGACGAAGTGGGACAATGGTTACTTCTACCTACTGCTGAACTATGAGTGGGAGTTGAAGAAGAGTCCCGCGGGCGCCCACCAGTGGGAGCCGATCAACATCAAAGAAGAGGACAAGCCGGTCGATGTGGAGGATCCGTCCATCCGTTACAACCCGATCATGACGGACGCGGATATGGGCCTGAAGATGGATCCTGAGTATCGGAAGATCTCCGAGAAGTTCTACAAGGATCCGGAGTATTTCTCCGAGGTCTTCGCCCGCGCGTGGTTCAAGTTGACGCATCGCGACATGGGGCCGAAGTGCCGATACCTCGGCCCGGATGCTCCGCAGGAAGATCTCATCTGGCAGGATCCGATTCCCGCCGGCAGCACCAAATACGATGTTGAAGCCGTCAAGGCGCGCATTGACGCGAGCGGCTTGAGCGTCGGCGAGGCCGTCGCGACCGCGTGGGACAGCGCCCGTACCTTCCGCGGCTCTGACATGCGCGGCGGAGCCAACGGTGCCCGCATTCGCCTGGCACCGCAGAAGGACTGGGAAGGAAACGAGCCGAAGCGCCTGGCAAAGGTACTCGGCATTCTGGAGCCGATCGCCGCAGAGACCGGCGCGAGCGTCGCCGACGTGATTGTCCTTGCTGGGAACTGGGGCGTGGAGCAGGCCGCCAAGGCTGCAGGCTTCCGCGTGAACGTGCCGTTCTCGTCGGGCCGAGGCGATGCGACCGACGAGATGACCGATGGCGATTCCTTCGAGCCGCTGGAGCCGATTCACGATGGCTTCCGGAACTGGTTGAAGAAGGACTACGTTGTCCAACCGGAAGAACTGCTGCTGGATCGCGCGCAGTTGATGGGCCTGACGGCGCCGGAAATGACCGCCCTGATGGGTGGCATGCGAGCGCTCGACGTCAACTACGGAGGCAGCAAGCATGGCGTGTTCACAGACAAGCCCGGTGCGCTGACGAACGATTTCTTCGTCAACCTGACGGACATGAGCTACGCGTGGGAACCCACGGGGTCGAACAGCTATAACATCCGCCACCGC